The following coding sequences are from one Proteiniborus sp. DW1 window:
- a CDS encoding TMEM165/GDT1 family protein, with amino-acid sequence MLKELLRAFFFIFAAEMGDKTQILAMTFATQYKVRKVLLGVIIGSALNHGIAIALGSYLSNVIPLDKIQLAAGLMFVIFGLWTLKNDNEEEEKSSKKSFGPVLTVAMAFFVGELGDKTQLTAMTLGTDASYPIFILFGTVLGMLATSSLGIFVGSIIGDKVPEFAIKIISSGIFLFFGTVKLFQTVNPRFITGLNVMIYFIIIALSVYLLLKPTLKARKTGKKLPMQEAAAALYIQANEIERAVENICLGESNCGACAGSKCLIGFTKRALMSAIEEGVYILPSEWEELPKYNNKDFEQGKVIEALALTLSHLKKYGHNVDENYVVNKARQALETIAFGEKIPFDGNIEKYYKNMKKRNERIHDRVKKRVEEQLAM; translated from the coding sequence ATGTTAAAGGAATTATTAAGAGCTTTTTTCTTTATTTTTGCAGCAGAGATGGGAGACAAGACTCAGATATTAGCTATGACATTTGCAACACAATATAAGGTGCGAAAGGTTTTATTAGGAGTTATCATTGGCTCTGCACTAAACCATGGTATAGCCATAGCTTTAGGCTCCTATCTATCAAATGTAATCCCATTAGACAAGATACAATTAGCTGCCGGATTGATGTTTGTAATATTTGGATTGTGGACACTAAAAAATGATAACGAGGAAGAAGAGAAAAGTAGTAAAAAGAGTTTTGGGCCAGTATTAACTGTAGCTATGGCTTTTTTTGTGGGAGAACTAGGAGACAAAACACAGCTTACAGCTATGACTTTAGGTACAGATGCAAGTTATCCAATTTTTATATTATTTGGAACGGTTTTAGGAATGTTGGCTACAAGCAGCCTAGGCATATTTGTGGGAAGCATAATTGGAGATAAGGTACCTGAGTTTGCAATTAAAATTATTTCATCAGGCATTTTCTTATTCTTTGGTACTGTAAAGCTATTTCAGACAGTTAATCCAAGATTTATAACAGGACTAAATGTTATGATTTACTTTATAATTATAGCTTTATCTGTTTATCTATTATTGAAGCCAACCTTAAAGGCGAGAAAAACAGGAAAGAAACTTCCAATGCAGGAGGCTGCAGCTGCTTTGTATATTCAAGCAAATGAGATTGAAAGAGCCGTAGAGAACATATGTCTTGGGGAATCTAATTGTGGAGCTTGTGCAGGAAGTAAATGTCTTATAGGATTTACAAAAAGAGCTCTAATGTCTGCCATAGAAGAAGGAGTATACATTTTACCTTCCGAATGGGAAGAGTTACCTAAGTATAATAATAAAGATTTCGAACAAGGGAAAGTAATAGAAGCATTAGCTCTTACTCTGTCTCATCTAAAAAAATATGGACATAATGTTGATGAAAACTATGTAGTCAATAAGGCTAGACAGGCTTTAGAGACTATAGCCTTTGGAGAGAAAATTCCTTTTGATGGAAACATTGAAAAATATTATAAAAACATGAAAAAAAGAAACGAAAGAATACACGACAGAGTGAAAAAGAGAGTTGAAGAACAGTTGGCCATGTGA
- the tyrS gene encoding tyrosine--tRNA ligase, whose protein sequence is MMNVFDTLMERGYIAQTTHEEEIRELLGKESVTFYIGFDPTADSLHVGHFVTMMFMAHMQRAGHRPIALVGGGTAMIGDPSGRTDMRQMLTKEGIEHNVSCIKKQLENFIDFSDGKAILENNADWLLDLNYVDFLREVGTHFSVNRMLTAECFKQRLEKGLSFLEFNYMLMQGYDFYVLNEKHNCIMQLGGNDQWSNMIAGMELIRRKTSKQAYAMTCALLTNSEGNKMGKTAKGAVWLDPEKTSPYEFYQYWRNVDDAEVEQCLRLLTFIPMDEVRRLSALEGAEINEAKKVLAFEVTKLVHGEEEAIKAEDATKALFGGSGDLDSMPTTELEKSLFEEGVGILSLLTQIGLTKSNGEARRLITQGGISIKNSQVSDPSIVITLDDFEDNRLIIRKGKKVYHQIKLV, encoded by the coding sequence ATAATGAATGTATTTGATACCTTAATGGAAAGAGGATATATAGCACAAACAACCCATGAAGAAGAGATAAGAGAGCTTTTAGGAAAAGAATCAGTTACATTTTATATAGGCTTTGACCCTACTGCTGACAGCCTACACGTAGGACATTTCGTTACTATGATGTTTATGGCACATATGCAAAGAGCGGGCCATAGACCTATAGCCTTAGTTGGCGGTGGAACTGCTATGATAGGTGATCCATCAGGAAGAACTGATATGAGACAAATGCTTACTAAAGAAGGAATTGAGCATAATGTAAGCTGTATAAAAAAACAATTAGAGAATTTTATTGACTTTAGCGATGGTAAGGCAATACTAGAAAATAATGCTGATTGGCTGTTAGATCTAAACTATGTTGACTTTTTAAGAGAAGTTGGAACTCACTTTTCAGTTAATAGAATGCTTACTGCTGAATGTTTTAAACAAAGACTAGAAAAGGGACTATCCTTCTTAGAGTTTAACTACATGCTAATGCAGGGATATGATTTCTATGTGTTAAATGAGAAACATAATTGCATAATGCAATTGGGTGGCAATGATCAGTGGTCTAATATGATTGCTGGTATGGAACTTATAAGAAGAAAGACTAGCAAGCAAGCATATGCGATGACTTGTGCACTACTAACAAATAGTGAAGGTAACAAAATGGGCAAAACTGCAAAGGGTGCTGTATGGCTAGACCCAGAGAAAACCTCTCCATATGAGTTCTACCAATACTGGAGAAATGTAGATGATGCTGAGGTAGAGCAGTGCTTAAGACTGTTGACATTCATACCGATGGATGAGGTTAGAAGACTATCTGCCCTTGAAGGCGCTGAAATAAATGAAGCTAAAAAAGTATTGGCTTTTGAGGTTACAAAGCTTGTTCATGGTGAGGAAGAAGCGATAAAAGCAGAAGATGCCACAAAGGCCTTATTTGGTGGCAGTGGGGATTTAGATTCGATGCCTACTACTGAGCTTGAAAAATCTCTATTTGAAGAAGGTGTTGGAATACTAAGTCTACTAACTCAAATTGGCCTTACAAAGTCTAATGGTGAGGCAAGAAGACTGATTACTCAAGGTGGAATATCTATTAAAAATAGTCAGGTAAGTGATCCAAGCATAGTAATCACCTTAGATGACTTTGAGGATAATAGGCTTATAATTAGAAAGGGCAAAAAAGTATACCACCAAATCAAGCTAGTATAG
- a CDS encoding peroxiredoxin, translated as MERIVGKPALDFKLNAVMPNGEDFGEVKLSDYKGKWLVMFFYPLDFTFVCPTEIRAYSDRYEEFQKAGADVLGISTDSEHSHKAWIKGDLGKLKFPLASDRTKSTARDYGVLIEEEGIALRGLFIIDPEGVVRYSVVHDLGIGRSVDETIRVLKALQTGGLCPIDWNEGEELL; from the coding sequence ATGGAAAGAATAGTTGGTAAACCAGCATTAGATTTTAAATTAAACGCAGTTATGCCTAATGGCGAGGATTTTGGTGAAGTAAAACTAAGTGATTATAAGGGAAAATGGCTAGTAATGTTCTTTTATCCGTTAGACTTTACTTTCGTTTGCCCTACTGAAATAAGAGCCTATAGTGATAGATATGAGGAGTTTCAGAAAGCAGGAGCAGATGTTTTAGGGATTAGTACAGACAGTGAACATTCACATAAAGCTTGGATAAAGGGTGACCTAGGAAAGCTAAAATTCCCGCTAGCATCTGATAGAACAAAATCTACAGCAAGAGATTATGGTGTTTTGATAGAGGAAGAGGGAATTGCACTTCGAGGACTATTCATAATTGACCCAGAAGGGGTAGTGAGATACTCAGTAGTTCATGACCTTGGAATAGGTAGAAGTGTAGACGAAACCATAAGAGTATTAAAAGCACTGCAAACTGGTGGTCTATGTCCTATAGATTGGAATGAAGGAGAAGAGTTACTATAA
- a CDS encoding CoA pyrophosphatase, with amino-acid sequence MDFHYLEQVFKQRKGSSMDLIDNYAILLPLINMDGKWHILFEVRSEKLDRQPNEISFPGGKVEGKETFKEGAIRETCEELNIKSESITLLGELDYVLSSKSVVYGYVGVLEDLDVELLEYNRNEVGHVFTVPLDFFLKNEPEIHYTKLEVTPRADFPYHLIQNGRNYNWNKSSQAVYFYVYEDYVIWGLTARFVKNFVDIINRTEKN; translated from the coding sequence ATGGATTTTCATTATTTAGAACAAGTATTTAAACAGCGAAAAGGAAGCTCTATGGATTTAATAGATAATTATGCTATACTTTTACCTTTAATAAACATGGATGGGAAGTGGCATATTTTATTTGAGGTGCGTTCAGAAAAGTTAGATAGACAGCCTAATGAGATATCTTTTCCAGGCGGGAAAGTAGAGGGAAAAGAGACATTTAAAGAAGGGGCTATTAGAGAAACCTGTGAAGAATTAAATATTAAATCTGAAAGTATAACCCTATTAGGAGAGTTAGACTATGTATTGTCTTCGAAAAGTGTAGTATATGGTTATGTGGGAGTACTAGAGGATTTAGATGTGGAGCTCCTAGAATACAATAGAAATGAAGTTGGGCATGTATTTACAGTACCATTAGATTTTTTTCTAAAAAATGAACCAGAAATACATTATACGAAGCTAGAAGTCACTCCTAGGGCTGACTTTCCATATCATCTAATACAAAATGGGAGAAATTATAATTGGAATAAGAGCAGTCAAGCAGTTTATTTTTATGTTTATGAGGACTATGTTATATGGGGCTTAACTGCTAGATTTGTAAAAAATTTTGTAGACATAATAAATAGAACTGAAAAGAATTAA